One window of Silvimonas iriomotensis genomic DNA carries:
- the upp gene encoding uracil phosphoribosyltransferase produces MQLTVVDHPLVQHKLALLRAEDTSTNKFRLLTEELARLLAYEATRDLELEPKTIQGWCGPIEVKQIKGKKLTVVPILRAGIGMLNGVLDLVPSAKISVVGLARNEETLQPEPYFEKFVGDLHDRLAIIIDPMLATGGSLVATIEMLKRKGCKDIKAVVMVAAPEGVKLVNEAHPDVQIYAAALDSHLNEHGYIIPGLGDAGDKIFGTVNKP; encoded by the coding sequence ATGCAACTCACCGTCGTTGACCACCCGCTGGTGCAACACAAACTCGCCCTCTTGCGTGCGGAGGACACGAGTACCAACAAATTCCGGCTGTTGACCGAAGAACTGGCCCGTTTGCTGGCTTATGAAGCCACCCGCGATCTGGAACTGGAACCCAAGACCATCCAGGGCTGGTGCGGCCCGATTGAAGTCAAGCAGATCAAAGGCAAGAAACTGACCGTGGTGCCCATTTTGCGTGCCGGTATCGGCATGCTCAACGGCGTGCTTGATCTGGTGCCTTCGGCCAAGATCAGCGTGGTCGGTCTGGCCCGCAATGAAGAAACGCTGCAACCAGAGCCGTATTTCGAGAAATTTGTTGGCGATCTGCATGATCGCCTCGCCATCATCATTGATCCGATGCTGGCAACTGGTGGCTCGCTGGTCGCCACCATCGAGATGCTCAAGCGCAAGGGTTGCAAAGACATCAAGGCCGTCGTCATGGTGGCCGCGCCTGAAGGCGTGAAGCTGGTGAACGAGGCGCATCCGGACGTACAGATTTATGCTGCGGCGCTCGATAGCCACCTCAACGAGCATGGCTATATCATCCCGGGGCTGGGCGATGCCGGGGACAAGATTTTCGGTACTGTGAACAAGCCGTAA
- a CDS encoding L,D-transpeptidase family protein, producing MTRTINWSKLILSLLALLLLAPAAQPRMPIVAPYQLHPLQEIKGTATQGSPEQMIVAAIDAIRDNRMADARATVDALLTKEPNYHLAYLLSADLYAMQAGQLDTMGGGAPAGAADKLEDLRREALVRIRREASPPPVTLLPAQLVSFSDKQKYAILVDAAASRLFVFQNNNGTPKYVTDHYVTVGKLGTEKVREGDQRTPLGVYFVDSHMTRPQLDKTFGTQADLYGVGAWPISYPNELDRREGKTGHGIWLHGSPAATYSRPPQASNGCVVLTNPELASVQEYLQIDVTPVVIVPRIDWLTTEQWQQRHTAALNLIDHWRQSWQTLNLPSYLNYYSKTFTNSDGQNISNWTRQKTALAQTRLDAQIVLSNISLFTGGKDGMLVATFDQDYRSKALDNRMRKRLYWRNEDGTWRIVWEGAAANG from the coding sequence ATGACCCGTACCATCAACTGGAGCAAGCTGATCCTCAGTTTGCTGGCTTTGCTGCTACTTGCGCCCGCAGCACAACCACGCATGCCGATCGTCGCTCCCTACCAGTTGCATCCGCTGCAAGAGATCAAAGGTACGGCTACCCAGGGTTCGCCAGAGCAAATGATCGTCGCCGCCATCGACGCCATCCGGGACAACCGGATGGCCGATGCGCGCGCAACGGTTGATGCCCTGCTGACCAAGGAACCCAACTACCACCTGGCTTATTTGTTGTCTGCCGACCTGTATGCCATGCAGGCCGGCCAGCTCGATACCATGGGTGGTGGTGCGCCGGCCGGCGCCGCTGACAAGCTGGAAGACTTGCGCCGTGAAGCACTGGTGCGCATCCGCCGTGAAGCCAGCCCTCCTCCGGTCACCTTGCTGCCAGCGCAACTGGTGTCGTTCTCCGACAAACAGAAATACGCCATCCTGGTCGATGCTGCGGCATCGCGCCTGTTTGTGTTCCAGAACAACAACGGCACCCCCAAATATGTGACCGATCACTACGTGACCGTCGGCAAGCTGGGCACCGAGAAAGTCCGCGAGGGCGATCAGCGCACGCCGCTGGGCGTCTACTTTGTGGACAGCCACATGACACGGCCGCAACTGGATAAAACCTTTGGCACCCAGGCCGATCTGTATGGCGTGGGCGCATGGCCGATTTCTTACCCGAACGAGCTGGACCGGCGCGAGGGCAAGACCGGGCATGGCATCTGGCTGCATGGCAGCCCGGCAGCCACCTACTCCCGCCCGCCGCAGGCCTCCAACGGCTGCGTGGTCCTGACCAATCCGGAACTGGCCAGCGTGCAGGAATACCTGCAGATTGATGTCACCCCGGTGGTGATCGTTCCCAGAATTGACTGGCTGACCACTGAACAATGGCAACAGCGCCATACCGCGGCGCTGAACCTGATTGATCACTGGCGTCAATCCTGGCAAACGCTCAACTTGCCAAGCTATCTGAACTACTACAGCAAGACGTTCACCAATAGCGACGGCCAGAACATCAGTAACTGGACCCGCCAGAAAACCGCACTGGCGCAAACCCGCCTTGATGCGCAGATCGTGTTGTCCAATATCAGCCTGTTTACCGGCGGCAAGGATGGCATGCTGGTCGCCACGTTTGACCAGGATTACCGCAGCAAGGCCCTGGATAACCGCATGCGCAAACGTCTGTACTGGCGTAACGAAGACGGCACCTGGCGCATTGTCTGGGAAGGCGCGGCGGCCAACGGTTAA
- a CDS encoding Y-family DNA polymerase: protein MLWLAIHLPLLPLEIFPPRHHGSPTEPDLIRPRLVVIAQGSGERVMLADALASGLGIRPGMKLSAAFALANELDIFVRKPEAETQQMSVLAAWALQFTPTVVIGTANTLLLDIGGSLRYFGGLLRLRELVSQGLAGFGLTVTTGVAPTPLAAGWRAACNRPRAVLQDKDIGWALAELPLAVLPVPDATLDGLSQLGLNTLADVMALPRAGLKRRFGQALPLLLDQATGEAADPREPYTPPDRFEYAVDLDYPVDHLDTFAMVGQWLFDALETFLSGRGLGVQEVTLRLKHEDIEPTALVVRFGVPGRRAAQFMSVLQERLERYELAAPAFTVTLIAEQLHQLDGMPLGLFGHEAGDANFQLLLARLSARLGEDAVRAVATVADHRPELAWRVARPGEASTPLPVGERPGWLLATPMRLSVRDERPWYGETLTPEGWPERIESGWWDENPIARDYYTARGTSGRRYWIWYDHTQHDWWLHGIF, encoded by the coding sequence ATGCTCTGGCTGGCTATCCATCTGCCGTTGCTGCCGCTGGAAATCTTTCCGCCACGGCACCACGGCTCACCCACTGAACCGGACCTGATCCGGCCACGCCTTGTGGTGATTGCCCAGGGCAGTGGCGAGCGCGTCATGCTGGCCGATGCCCTGGCCAGCGGGCTGGGTATCCGGCCGGGCATGAAGCTGTCTGCCGCATTTGCGCTGGCCAACGAGCTGGACATCTTTGTGCGCAAGCCAGAGGCAGAAACGCAGCAGATGAGCGTGCTGGCCGCCTGGGCTTTGCAATTCACGCCCACGGTGGTGATCGGCACCGCCAATACGCTGCTGCTGGATATCGGCGGCAGCCTGCGGTATTTCGGCGGCTTGCTGCGTCTGCGCGAGCTGGTCAGCCAGGGCCTGGCCGGCTTTGGTCTGACGGTCACCACCGGCGTTGCCCCCACGCCGCTGGCCGCAGGCTGGCGCGCGGCCTGCAACCGGCCGCGCGCCGTGCTGCAAGACAAAGACATCGGCTGGGCGCTGGCAGAGCTGCCACTGGCGGTGCTGCCCGTGCCTGATGCCACACTGGATGGTCTCTCTCAACTGGGCCTGAACACGCTGGCCGACGTCATGGCCTTGCCCCGTGCCGGTCTCAAGCGTCGCTTTGGCCAGGCGTTGCCCTTGTTGCTGGATCAAGCCACTGGCGAGGCGGCCGACCCGCGCGAGCCTTATACGCCGCCAGACCGTTTTGAATACGCAGTGGATCTGGATTACCCGGTCGATCATCTGGACACCTTTGCCATGGTCGGACAATGGTTGTTCGATGCCCTGGAGACGTTTCTCTCTGGCCGGGGCCTGGGCGTGCAGGAAGTCACCCTGCGGCTCAAGCATGAAGATATCGAACCGACTGCACTGGTGGTGCGCTTTGGTGTGCCCGGCCGGCGTGCCGCGCAGTTCATGTCGGTCTTGCAGGAACGGCTGGAACGGTACGAACTGGCCGCGCCCGCATTCACCGTGACACTGATTGCCGAGCAACTGCACCAGCTGGATGGCATGCCGTTGGGCTTGTTCGGGCATGAAGCGGGCGATGCCAATTTCCAGCTATTGCTGGCGCGGCTCTCGGCCCGGCTTGGGGAGGACGCGGTACGGGCGGTGGCCACGGTGGCAGATCACCGTCCTGAACTGGCCTGGCGCGTGGCCCGGCCCGGCGAGGCCAGCACGCCCTTGCCGGTGGGCGAACGGCCAGGCTGGCTGCTGGCCACACCCATGCGGCTCAGCGTGCGGGACGAGCGGCCCTGGTATGGCGAAACGCTGACGCCAGAAGGCTGGCCGGAACGCATTGAATCGGGCTGGTGGGATGAAAACCCCATCGCCCGTGATTACTACACCGCGCGCGGCACCTCGGGCCGGCGGTACTGGATCTGGTACGACCATACGCAACATGACTGGTGGCTGCATGGCATCTTCTGA
- a CDS encoding uracil-xanthine permease family protein: MFSGIKQFISGAQILFVAFGALVLVPLLTGLNPAMALLGAGVGTLMFQLLTGRQVPIFLGSSFSFIGPIIFAMQTWGQGATQFGLFFAGFMYFVIAAVVKWRGMSLIERLLPPVVIGPVIMVIGLSVAVAASGMAMGQGGGKQLVEYGPSIFLAAVSLATTIVVAVFAGGMLRLVPILSGVIVGYIVAAFMGEVNFAGVIAAPWFAAPHFVHPEVNWAAAVFMLPVAIAPTIEHIGAVMAVGKVTGKDYTAKPGLHRTLTGDGLGVCFAGLIGGPPITTYSEVTGALMITRNFNPVIMTWAAVLAIILAFFGKFNAILQSIPLPVMGGIMVLLFGTIASIGLKTLIDAKVDLMSPRNLVIVAVILTCGIGGLTLKLGALNLAGVGLVSILAIILNLILPQDKQKDGIVEGQDV, encoded by the coding sequence ATGTTTTCAGGGATCAAGCAATTCATATCAGGCGCGCAGATTCTGTTCGTCGCCTTTGGCGCGCTGGTGCTGGTACCGCTGCTCACCGGCCTGAACCCGGCCATGGCGCTGCTGGGTGCCGGCGTGGGCACCTTGATGTTCCAGTTGCTGACGGGCCGCCAGGTACCGATTTTTCTGGGCTCGTCGTTCTCGTTCATTGGCCCGATCATTTTTGCCATGCAAACCTGGGGCCAGGGCGCTACGCAGTTCGGCCTCTTTTTTGCCGGTTTCATGTATTTCGTCATTGCTGCCGTTGTGAAATGGCGCGGCATGTCGCTGATTGAGCGCCTGTTGCCGCCGGTCGTGATCGGCCCGGTGATCATGGTGATCGGTCTGTCGGTGGCCGTGGCCGCGTCGGGCATGGCCATGGGGCAGGGCGGTGGCAAGCAACTGGTTGAATACGGCCCGTCCATTTTCCTCGCTGCTGTGTCGCTGGCGACCACCATTGTCGTGGCCGTGTTTGCCGGTGGCATGCTGCGCCTCGTGCCGATTCTCTCTGGCGTGATCGTGGGCTATATCGTCGCCGCGTTCATGGGCGAAGTGAACTTTGCCGGCGTGATCGCTGCGCCGTGGTTTGCCGCACCGCACTTTGTACACCCGGAAGTGAACTGGGCTGCCGCCGTGTTCATGCTGCCGGTGGCCATTGCCCCGACCATTGAACACATTGGCGCCGTCATGGCCGTGGGCAAGGTAACGGGCAAGGACTACACCGCCAAGCCTGGCTTGCACCGCACGCTGACTGGCGACGGTCTGGGCGTTTGTTTTGCCGGCCTGATCGGCGGCCCGCCCATTACCACGTACTCTGAAGTGACCGGCGCGCTGATGATTACCCGCAACTTCAACCCGGTGATCATGACCTGGGCGGCTGTGCTGGCCATCATCCTGGCCTTCTTTGGCAAGTTCAATGCCATCCTGCAGTCGATTCCGCTGCCAGTCATGGGCGGCATCATGGTGCTGCTGTTCGGCACCATCGCCAGCATTGGCCTGAAGACGCTGATCGATGCCAAGGTAGACCTGATGTCTCCGCGCAATCTGGTGATTGTGGCGGTGATCCTGACCTGCGGGATTGGTGGCCTGACGCTGAAACTGGGCGCGCTGAATCTGGCGGGCGTGGGGTTGGTGAGTATTCTGGCGATTATCCTGAATCTGATTCTGCCGCAGGATAAGCAGAAGGATGGGATTGTTGAGGGGCAGGATGTTTGA
- the imuA gene encoding translesion DNA synthesis-associated protein ImuA, giving the protein MDKAALASVLQHPAIWQGDGRMASAPATLPSAFAALDAELPGGGWPLGGVAELLLIHGAGSGELPLLWPALGQIARAREVVLIAPPQVPYAPAWLQAGIDPGRTLWLQPASVAESLWAMEQALREPACGAVLSWIQGFIDDRACRRLQLAARSGQGYGFLLRPGRGHSTPSPLPLRLSVATTDDGWQVQILKRRGLPLTTPVRLTRQEARHALAGYPSAVAAAGNLSATAPRLTH; this is encoded by the coding sequence ATGGACAAAGCCGCGCTTGCTTCGGTCTTGCAGCACCCGGCCATCTGGCAAGGGGACGGGCGTATGGCAAGCGCACCGGCCACCTTGCCCTCTGCCTTTGCGGCGCTGGATGCCGAGCTGCCCGGCGGCGGCTGGCCTTTGGGTGGTGTCGCGGAACTCTTGCTGATCCATGGCGCGGGCAGTGGTGAGCTCCCCTTGCTGTGGCCGGCGCTGGGGCAGATTGCCCGGGCACGGGAGGTGGTGTTGATTGCGCCACCGCAAGTACCTTATGCCCCGGCCTGGTTGCAGGCGGGTATCGATCCGGGCCGCACCTTGTGGTTGCAGCCGGCATCGGTGGCAGAGTCGCTCTGGGCCATGGAACAAGCCCTGCGTGAGCCGGCCTGTGGCGCAGTGCTGAGCTGGATACAAGGGTTTATTGATGACCGGGCTTGCCGCCGTTTGCAACTGGCGGCACGCAGCGGGCAGGGCTATGGCTTTTTGCTGCGGCCTGGACGCGGTCACAGCACACCTTCCCCGTTGCCATTGCGTTTGTCCGTGGCCACCACAGACGACGGCTGGCAAGTACAGATTCTGAAACGGCGCGGCTTGCCCCTGACGACGCCGGTCCGTTTGACGCGTCAGGAGGCCCGGCATGCTCTGGCTGGCTATCCATCTGCCGTTGCTGCCGCTGGAAATCTTTCCGCCACGGCACCACGGCTCACCCACTGA
- a CDS encoding error-prone DNA polymerase: MASSESTGAYSLTTLPAYAELHCLSNFSFQRGASHAQELVEKARELGYTALAITDECSLAGIVRAWQAIKSMKGDPLKLIVGAEFTLDDGLKLVLLAPDRHAYGDLSALITLGRRAATKGEYRLTRDEVANHARGLLALWIPPEQPEMHDAQWFRSVFEDRAWIAVELLQGPDDGGRLRQLRWLSSQSGLPCVAAGDVHMHTRSRRALQDVMTALRLHKPVAECGHALFPNGERHLRPRHRLGLLYPPELLAETLRVAERCTFDLGELRYEYPDELVPEGKSAAEHLAALTAAGLLERYPGGVPEKVQKQVEHELDIIRIKQYEPYFLTVHDIVQFARNKGILCQGRGSAANSAVCYVLGITAVDPALGNSLFERFISIERDEPPDIDVDFEHDRREEVIQYLYTRYSRDRAALAATVITYRPKSTLRDLGRALGLATDQLDRLSRNLSWWDQREELPLRLVEAGLDPANLSVQLMLKLTDILLGFPRHLSQHVGGFVITRGPVNRLVPVENASMKDRTVIQWDKDDLDAMGLLKVDVLALGMLSALRRSMNLVTALRGTPQLTLANMPKEDPLVYQMMSRADTVGVFQIESRAQMSMLPRLKPNKFYDLVIEVAIVRPGPIQGGMVHPYLKRRNGQEAIEPMTPAVAQVLDRTCGVPIFQEQVMKLAQVAAGFSATEADGLRRAMAAWRRTGKLEVYKQKLMDGLKDNGYSEEFATRLYNQIKGFSEYGFPESHAASFALLVYASAWLKYHEPAAFLCSMLNSLPMGFYSASQLIQDAQRHGIEVRPVDVQHSDWDCTLEETDRPQPVVRLGMRQIKGLNETAVIDLARLRPAAGFESVAQVQKLLRLDTRDMTALTEGGAFETLAGHRRQVWWQAAAIDTEHDLAWSETDGLFPDLPAATLGQDISADYRSLRLSLRAHPLSLLRERLRREKLVNAAELKCMAHGRLVKVCGIVVGRQRPGTANGVVFVTLEDETGNVNVVVWQKVGETFRKALLGSRLMVVYGEVQHVDGVLHVIARRLEDRSALLGNLFTRSRDFH; the protein is encoded by the coding sequence ATGGCATCTTCTGAGAGCACGGGCGCCTATAGCCTGACCACCTTGCCCGCGTATGCCGAGTTGCATTGTTTATCCAATTTCTCGTTCCAGCGCGGCGCCTCTCATGCCCAGGAGCTGGTCGAAAAAGCCCGGGAGCTGGGTTACACCGCGCTGGCCATCACGGACGAGTGCTCGCTGGCCGGCATTGTGCGTGCCTGGCAAGCCATCAAAAGCATGAAGGGCGATCCGCTCAAGCTGATTGTGGGTGCCGAATTCACCCTGGACGACGGGCTGAAGCTGGTGCTGCTGGCGCCAGACCGGCACGCCTATGGCGATTTGTCCGCCCTGATTACGCTGGGCCGCCGGGCCGCCACCAAGGGCGAATACCGCCTGACCCGTGATGAAGTTGCCAACCACGCGCGGGGCCTGCTGGCTTTGTGGATTCCACCAGAGCAACCAGAGATGCACGACGCCCAGTGGTTCCGGTCGGTGTTTGAAGATCGCGCCTGGATTGCCGTAGAACTACTGCAAGGCCCGGATGACGGGGGGCGTTTGCGGCAACTGCGCTGGTTATCCAGCCAGTCTGGTCTGCCCTGCGTCGCGGCGGGTGATGTCCATATGCACACGCGCTCACGCCGCGCCTTGCAAGATGTCATGACCGCACTGCGGCTGCACAAACCTGTGGCCGAATGCGGGCATGCGCTGTTTCCCAATGGCGAACGCCATTTGCGGCCGCGCCATCGGCTGGGGCTGTTGTACCCGCCGGAATTGCTGGCAGAAACCCTGCGTGTGGCCGAGCGCTGCACGTTTGATCTGGGCGAGTTGCGTTATGAATATCCGGATGAACTGGTGCCGGAAGGCAAGAGCGCGGCAGAGCACCTGGCAGCGCTGACCGCTGCCGGCCTGCTGGAGCGTTACCCGGGCGGTGTGCCAGAGAAAGTGCAAAAGCAGGTAGAGCACGAACTGGACATCATCCGGATCAAACAATACGAGCCGTATTTCCTCACCGTGCATGACATTGTCCAGTTTGCCCGCAACAAGGGCATCTTGTGCCAGGGACGGGGCTCTGCCGCCAATTCTGCGGTGTGCTATGTGCTGGGCATTACGGCGGTCGATCCGGCGCTGGGTAATTCCTTGTTCGAGCGGTTTATTTCGATTGAACGCGATGAGCCGCCTGATATTGACGTGGATTTCGAACACGACCGGCGCGAAGAAGTCATCCAGTACCTGTACACCCGATACAGCCGGGATCGTGCCGCGCTGGCTGCCACCGTCATCACGTATCGCCCCAAATCCACCTTGCGCGATCTGGGCCGCGCGCTGGGGCTGGCCACCGATCAGCTCGACCGTCTCTCCCGCAATCTGTCCTGGTGGGACCAGCGCGAAGAACTGCCGCTGCGGCTGGTCGAAGCTGGCCTGGACCCGGCGAATCTGTCTGTGCAGCTGATGCTCAAGCTCACCGATATCCTTCTGGGTTTTCCCCGGCATTTATCCCAGCACGTGGGCGGATTTGTGATCACCCGCGGGCCCGTCAACCGCCTGGTGCCAGTAGAAAACGCCAGCATGAAAGACCGTACCGTCATCCAGTGGGACAAGGATGATCTGGATGCCATGGGGCTGTTGAAGGTCGATGTACTGGCGCTGGGCATGCTCAGCGCGCTGCGGCGTTCCATGAATCTGGTCACCGCCTTGCGCGGCACCCCGCAACTGACGCTGGCCAACATGCCCAAGGAAGACCCGCTGGTGTACCAGATGATGAGCCGGGCCGACACCGTAGGCGTGTTCCAGATCGAGTCGCGCGCGCAGATGTCGATGCTGCCGCGCTTGAAGCCGAACAAGTTCTACGATCTGGTGATTGAAGTGGCGATTGTGCGGCCCGGCCCGATCCAGGGAGGCATGGTGCACCCGTATCTGAAACGCCGTAACGGGCAGGAAGCCATTGAACCCATGACGCCAGCCGTGGCCCAGGTCCTGGATCGCACCTGCGGCGTGCCCATTTTTCAGGAACAAGTCATGAAACTGGCGCAAGTGGCAGCCGGTTTTTCTGCGACGGAGGCGGATGGCTTGCGGCGCGCCATGGCGGCCTGGCGCCGCACGGGCAAGCTGGAAGTCTACAAACAGAAATTGATGGATGGCCTCAAAGACAATGGGTACTCCGAGGAATTTGCCACCCGGTTATACAACCAGATCAAGGGGTTCTCAGAGTACGGTTTTCCGGAATCGCACGCCGCCAGCTTTGCCTTGCTGGTCTACGCCAGCGCCTGGCTCAAATACCATGAGCCCGCCGCCTTTCTGTGCAGCATGCTCAATTCATTGCCCATGGGCTTTTACAGCGCATCGCAACTGATTCAGGACGCCCAGCGCCACGGTATTGAAGTGCGGCCGGTGGATGTCCAGCACAGCGACTGGGATTGCACGCTGGAAGAGACGGACCGCCCGCAGCCCGTAGTACGGCTGGGCATGCGGCAGATCAAGGGCTTGAATGAAACGGCCGTGATAGATCTGGCCCGCCTGCGGCCGGCCGCCGGGTTTGAATCTGTCGCCCAGGTGCAAAAATTGTTGCGGCTTGATACCCGCGACATGACAGCGCTGACTGAAGGCGGGGCTTTTGAAACCCTGGCCGGGCATCGCCGGCAGGTCTGGTGGCAAGCGGCTGCCATTGATACCGAGCACGATCTGGCCTGGTCTGAAACCGACGGCTTGTTCCCGGACTTGCCGGCCGCAACGCTGGGGCAGGATATCTCTGCCGACTACCGCAGCCTGCGCTTGTCGCTGCGTGCGCATCCCTTGTCGCTGCTGCGGGAACGCCTGCGCCGGGAGAAACTGGTCAACGCGGCTGAACTGAAGTGCATGGCGCATGGCCGGCTGGTGAAAGTGTGCGGCATTGTGGTTGGCCGTCAGCGGCCAGGCACGGCCAATGGCGTGGTGTTTGTGACGCTGGAAGACGAGACCGGCAATGTCAACGTGGTGGTCTGGCAGAAAGTTGGTGAAACCTTCCGCAAGGCCTTGCTGGGATCCCGGCTGATGGTGGTGTATGGCGAAGTGCAGCATGTAGACGGCGTGTTGCATGTCATCGCGCGGCGGCTGGAAGATAGAAGCGCACTGTTGGGCAACCTGTTCACGCGCAGCCGCGATTTCCATTAG
- a CDS encoding nuclear transport factor 2 family protein, whose translation MSLRHIALSLIFCMMAGHALAGDFEDIQQLLKARQYKSVVDRADSYLVKNPKDAQIRFLRAIALTELGRNDEAIKAFTLLTEDYPQLPEPYNNLAVLYAQQNQLDKARTALMMAIQTNPSYAIAHENLGDLYARMASQAYDKALQLEGGNQNVQSKLTLVRELFSSNPGIAPHATPSAAGTKLAQNTPAKATPAPTPVATPRPTPTPQPTQAPTPKPTPTAAPTPVATPTPTPAPEKASAPRNAEQDAVIAAVNSWAAAWSRQNVNGYLAAYSRNFKAPGGQSYAEWAKERRDRISSPKSIDVSVSNIKIEFTDSDSARVKFRQSYKSDRLSARSTGKTLIMEKSGGRWLIVEERT comes from the coding sequence ATGAGCCTGCGACACATCGCTCTCTCTCTGATTTTCTGCATGATGGCCGGCCACGCACTCGCCGGCGACTTCGAAGATATCCAGCAACTGCTTAAGGCCCGCCAGTACAAATCGGTGGTCGATCGCGCCGACAGTTACCTGGTCAAAAACCCCAAAGACGCGCAGATCCGCTTCTTGCGCGCCATTGCGCTGACTGAACTGGGCCGCAATGACGAGGCCATCAAGGCCTTTACCTTGCTGACCGAGGACTATCCGCAACTGCCGGAGCCTTATAACAATCTGGCCGTGCTGTACGCGCAGCAAAACCAGCTGGACAAAGCCCGCACCGCGCTGATGATGGCAATACAGACCAACCCGTCGTATGCCATTGCGCATGAGAACCTGGGCGACCTGTACGCCCGCATGGCCTCGCAAGCCTACGACAAGGCGTTGCAACTGGAAGGCGGCAACCAGAACGTACAAAGCAAGCTGACCCTGGTCCGCGAACTGTTCAGCAGCAACCCGGGCATTGCACCGCATGCCACGCCGTCTGCTGCCGGTACCAAACTGGCCCAGAACACCCCGGCCAAAGCCACCCCGGCCCCGACCCCGGTAGCGACACCACGCCCGACCCCGACGCCGCAGCCCACCCAGGCGCCGACCCCCAAGCCGACGCCAACTGCTGCCCCGACACCCGTGGCTACCCCGACGCCGACCCCGGCGCCGGAAAAAGCGTCTGCTCCGCGCAACGCTGAACAAGACGCCGTGATTGCCGCCGTCAACAGCTGGGCTGCGGCCTGGTCGCGCCAGAACGTCAATGGCTACCTTGCTGCCTACAGCCGTAACTTCAAGGCGCCGGGTGGTCAATCTTATGCAGAATGGGCCAAAGAACGTCGTGATCGCATCAGCTCACCCAAGTCCATCGACGTGAGTGTCTCAAATATCAAAATCGAATTTACCGACAGTGATTCAGCCAGGGTAAAATTCCGCCAGTCTTACAAGTCGGATCGCCTGTCGGCGCGTTCCACGGGTAAAACACTGATTATGGAAAAGAGCGGCGGCCGCTGGCTGATCGTCGAAGAGCGTACCTGA